One bacterium DNA window includes the following coding sequences:
- a CDS encoding CBS domain-containing protein has translation MIDVRRSNVRSSTISSPVITPRTTVATALKLLREHDVAALPVCDGGRLVGLVRENGLLRLTPSEVATLGVYELRDWLDRLTVSRIIEPVPAIASDASLEDAAVLMRTGRHEVLPVLDGDHLAGLLPWTALLP, from the coding sequence ATGATCGATGTGCGCAGATCCAATGTCCGAAGCAGCACGATCTCGTCGCCCGTCATCACACCGCGCACGACGGTGGCGACTGCACTCAAGCTGCTGCGGGAGCACGACGTCGCGGCGTTGCCGGTCTGCGACGGGGGCCGGTTGGTGGGACTGGTGCGTGAGAACGGGTTGCTGCGTCTCACGCCGTCGGAGGTCGCGACGCTTGGTGTGTACGAGTTGCGCGACTGGCTCGACAGGCTGACGGTCTCCCGCATCATCGAGCCCGTGCCGGCGATCGCCTCCGACGCGTCGCTCGAAGACGCCGCCGTGCTGATGCGCACCGGGCGCCATGAGGTGCTGCCCGTGCTGGACGGGGACCATCTTGCCGGATTGCTGCCCTGGACCGCGTTGCTACCGTAG